attctaaagagggtgaaggagcagagagacctgggtgtatatgcggtgtctttgaaggtggcaggacaggttgagagagagcaCTTAAAAAGCATTAATAGGGCCATggagtgcaagagcaaggagTTTATGTTGAactaagacactagtttggcctcagctggagtgtgtGTCCAGTTccgggtgccacactttaggaaggatatgaaggcatgagagagattgcagaaaggatttacgagaatggttccagggatgaggagcttaagttatgaagatagattggagtttggagaagctggaactgttttccttggagaaaagaaggttgagaggagatttgatagaggtattcaaaaccatgaggggcctggacagagtagatggggagaaactgttcccacttgtgagaggatcaagaatgagagagcacaaatttaaagtgattggcataAGGGGAAAATGCAAAGGGGAAAATTGTTTCCACTTAGCGGATGGTTAAGGTTTGGAAcgcactgcccgagagtgtggtgaagggagatccaatcgaagcattcaaaagagaattacaCTGTTATCTTACAGCATAGAAGGTGGTCActggatctttgaaagagctacccaaacAGTAACACTCCACTGCTCTTTTCCTATTGCTCtgtaaatttctccttttcaagtgtttatccaattcccttttgaaagttactattgaatctgcttccaacatcCTTTAGGGAGCCCATTCGAGATCACAACAACTCGGTGggtaaaaaggaagaatgtgtggggccacagggagaaggcgggagaatggcactaagggaaTCACTCAttgggagagccagtgcagacatggtgGGCCTAATGGCTTTCTTTCTGcattataacaattctgtgatatccTCTTTCTCAACATGAGTGAAATCATGGGAAATCGACAGGTATATCTCAGTTTGTTGTCTGGCTCTGAGCTGGATCTAGATTCACATTTGCCCCTTAAAGTACCCTCAGTAGTTCGAACCAACTCCAGTTACCTGGATTGTTTGGCTCAGGAACTTTAAAGGGAAGAGCCAAGCATCAGACCTACTCCAGGCTCCAGGCAACCCATGAACAATGTCATCTGATAGTGTTGGAAGAAAGACCGAGAATTGATATTTACTTATCTGCCTTTCATTTATGTTTTTTAGTATTTGGTGCCTTTTGTTTTAAACCAAAGTGGATCAGTCATCTACTACTTCACATTGGCATCTACAGGTCAGTGAGCTTATTCATTCTAATGGATACTTTACATCGCTGATGTTTTATTAAAGCCACTGTTTTGAACTGAAGTCTCTTTATCAAATGCCACTTCCTGAGGCTTTTCCAATTAACTGAGACGGCAAATATAATTTGGAGCGTACGCGTATACCTTAGATTTATTCCCAACCCCTCACTTTGTTAAAGAACAGCTTTGTGATGGAACTTTCTTTGTGAATAAATTTATCATGTGTTGTCATTCAAATCTTCTTGCATGTGGCatgtctcaaggacaattaggaatggacaacaaatgttggctttacCAGTGACgtttacatcccatgaacaaataaaacaaaaacattttaaataaatGCTGTTTAATTGTCCTTTATGGCATCATTAGTGAACCTTCCCAGGAATATCAGTTCTGGAGCTCTATTGCGATGTTTAGCTGCCAACTTAATTTGTACTTTTACTTTTTTTAGTTTTCTCAATACAGTAATTTGCTTGACCAAAAACACTAAATGCCAGTTCCTGGAGCAATGCCAGTCAGGTTTTGTAATTGTCCTGTAAGATGTACATGATGGTGATGTGGGTTGATTCAGCCTCCGATGTTTCTTCCTCTTGGAGAATGCTAAGTACAAATATGACACCAGGGTTACAGAATTTAAATAAAAgtgatctgtgcagtgttggTAAGGTCGCATTTCTTGGTCATTCCCAGTTGCCTTGAGAATGTCAGGCTGGgctactttcttgaactgctgcacaatGCTGTTGGGTGGGGAATCCCAGAACTTTGAAAGAGAAACAAATGAACTACCGAGGATATGTGAGGAAATTGGCATTGATGATACTTTTGGCCCTCCCAATGGTGGAAGTCTTGGGGctgggaggtgctggaggagattaaagccATGCATCTTTTTAGCATGTTGTAAATTGAAATGGCAGGAATCTGTCTTAAACATATTTATTGTTTCCATATTGAAATCAGTGGAAGCGTACGTAATCCACAAAATTTACTGATCAAACTTATTTGGCAACAGTGCTCTGTTTCTTTTGTTGAATTCCAAACAAAGAAATTCACAAAGGAACAAAGTAGAGATATATTCAAGTGAAACAAATTTAGTGCTCCTCAGTAATACAAGCAGTTGAATAAGAAAGTCAGAAATTATGAAGTAGTAAGTGTATTGAATGCATTTCACAATTGATTGGCCTGGTGTTTTAACACAGATCTGGCTGAACTAACTCCAATACTTCTCACGTACAGTCCATGAAACTGCTGTCTCCTGGGTTTTGTTCCTACATATAACAATGCATGGGCTGTATTTGCAGCATCTCCTCTTCTTGAACAGTCACCCCCTAACTGCTCCTTTGCATTCTCTACTTTACTTTTTAACGTACTACCTTTTCTTGATACCATATTAGCATGAGAACAGCTTTTCTATTTGCTTATAATCTCcagctgcatttgctgctcctgccttgaTGCAGCTGCTAATCAGCCACTAACATAAAGAATTGCATATCAGAATTATTGAAAATATTACCATTAACAACATGGCTGTTTGTGCCACATACAAATCTCAATTTCAAAGCCACTACAATTGTGATCTAAAGCTTACATCAAAATCAAGCATTTGTTAAGTGACATAGCAAGTACAGCCGCACTGGTGAGAATTGTGTGATGGAAGTCCTGTTGTGCAACCACAGTCCACATTGTTTATAGATGGTTCGCTTGGGCGAATTAAATTTACCCTCTGTACACAGTGGCTGGTGTATCTGTACACCGTGGCTGGTGTATAAAATTAATCAATTTcaaacagaattttaacagctTCAGAAATCAAAACTGTACTCATTGTTTAAAGAATGCCTGCTCTGGGATAAATGGACAGGATCAAGGAAGGTTAATGTGTTCAGCTTTCATTTCAATTCACTTTTGTAATGGTTTATGTGTACGTGTTGCATATAATTATTACTCCTTATGGAACTTTTGAGGTAAATATTCAGTTAAAATGTCTGTTTTTGCAGATCTGTCATTGGCTGTGCTCTTATCAAACTCTCTCACATTTCTCTTCACGTTACTAACTGGAAAGTTTCTTGGTGAAGATATTGGTGGTAAACGTAAGTacaatatgtaaattaaaataaaacctgTCGCAAGGTATTTACGGCGTGGAAATAGGCCGCTCAGCCCAACAGGTCCTTGCCAGAGTTCAAGCTTCAATCgagcctcctctcacccttcGTCATCTAACCCATCAacctatccttctatttctttctctctcatgtggtTATCTAGCATATTCTTAAAAGCATCtaagctattcacctcaactactccctgtgataGGAAGTTCCATATCTCAATCACTGTCTGGGTtaaaatgtttctcctgaattccctgttggatttattagttcACTATCTTATATAGTTCTGGACTTCCCTGCAAGTGGAAAGCATCTTCTTTATACCTGCCCTATTAAGTTCCTTAATAACCTCATAGATCTATTATCAGGTCATCCCTGCCTGTTCAATCTGTCCTGATaggtatcacctctcacttctggtatcatcctggtaaatcttcctTGCATCGTGCCCCTATACAAAGTTtgacataacttctctgcttttaatTCTATCTCTCTACAAATGTACCCCATTGCTTTGTTTATGGCCTTATTGACCTTGGTTGCTACTTTTATAATGTATGTATCTGTatcctctgctcctctctctcatttAGACTCTCATTTAGAGTATATGGCCTccttgtttttcctaccaaaatatgcCACCTCGCATTTAGCTATATGGAAATTCATGTAAAGCATGAACAGAATATGATTTGCTGACCTTAACATTGCATCATTATCTAAGCCATCAGTTAACAGCAAATTTGTTAACACACATTAGCCCAGAGCTTCCAGTCGCCAGACCATTGGAGGCTGGACGCATGACCCAAGATGTATGTCAGGACCCTGCAGAAGTCCTGATGCACTGACCTCTGTGGGAATTTCCCAGGAAGTTTGATGAGCAACTCCCCTGCACCCCAGGACCCTCTGCAAAAGATtttgactctgagttagagtctgagactTCAAACAGTTCCGtggtacttacctggatagttacccaggaaatgcttGACAGAAAAATTCtaatctaactcctgggtaactacagaactgacgCCACTGGCTTCCCCCACCCCGACATCTTGACTATTCCCCAACCTGCATTGAACCCGACTACCTCCCGACCAACCCCctcctgacccaactacccctcTCGCTCACGGTAACACCGACTGTCCGACTTCCTCCCGACCagacctgactagcccctgacctgactacccctcctgatctgactagcccctgacctgactacccctcctgatctgactagcccctgacctgactaccagTTCCGTCAagccccaacctgactaaccctcCTGACCCGATGCACCTACCCAACTCGCCCACCTACCAGCTTATTCACCTGCCATGCTATCCACTTGCCActtcacccatctgccaccctaccgACAATGATTACTACTTTGTAGAAAATCTGAGCTGCTATCTTTATATTAATAGCAGCTTTGTGATGGCATCATGAGTCTTGTTTATTGTGTATTTGTCACTCTTTAAAAAcatgctttttaaaatattttccatGTCTTTTTCAGAGGCTATGATAGGAATGCTGCTGATTATTGtgggtgtctctctgtgtgttgccAGCACAGTCAGCATGGAGACTTGACTTAAAGGGAACCTGATGCATCAAAATAACAAAATCAAACTGTTAGTTGTAAAGCTGTACTTGATCAACTCATAAAATGATGGAACAAAGTACGGAATGGCAAACGAGAAACACTAATCTGGATGTGTGTCAGAATTAAGAGGAGAATGGATCATCAAATTCTATCTCGAGCACTTTAAAGATATAAacctgtcccacagttggtgTATTTATATTAGATCGGAGACCTATTCAGGAAAAAAAGACCCTAGCTATCTTCAGATTAGAGGCCAGTAATTTTCAATTCTTGATTCCTGCTCTTTAGCAGTCAGCATTTTCAAATTAAAATCTAGTATTGATCCTTATAATAGCAAATGGATGGCACAGCCATGGCCTGTTGCAAAATAAATATGTATATTTTTCTTCCGCTGAAGTGAATGATTTTGTATGACTGAATATCAAAGAATGAAAGTCATGTTGTAGAAAGGGAGCTCCACTGTGGTGAATGTACAAAGTTGAATAGTCGTGACAAACAATGCTGTATGTTGACAACTTTTATCGTTTTAAACATAATCCCAGAATAATCTAgagcttc
The nucleotide sequence above comes from Carcharodon carcharias isolate sCarCar2 chromosome 19, sCarCar2.pri, whole genome shotgun sequence. Encoded proteins:
- the tmem234 gene encoding transmembrane protein 234 isoform X1 yields the protein MFSISVEVCCLLLVALLWGGTNPFLKRGTEGIEKVRSRNFVIQLFAEMKFLFLNYKYLVPFVLNQSGSVIYYFTLASTDLSLAVLLSNSLTFLFTLLTGKFLGEDIGGKQAMIGMLLIIVGVSLCVASTVSMET
- the tmem234 gene encoding transmembrane protein 234 isoform X2 yields the protein MANVVEVCCLLLVALLWGGTNPFLKRGTEGIEKVRSRNFVIQLFAEMKFLFLNYKYLVPFVLNQSGSVIYYFTLASTDLSLAVLLSNSLTFLFTLLTGKFLGEDIGGKQAMIGMLLIIVGVSLCVASTVSMET